The genomic window GTACAATTAAATGTTATGACATTAcaatattttgacaaatatatttcaaCGATTTATACCGTACAgagatcaaaattttcaaaattctaatgACTTTTATTCGCATCATTTAGTGAACGCGGACAAATAAGacaaattaaaatagattataaaCTTGAAATGTCCCTTTGCTTATCATATTTAGAAtatgatacaaaaattatagacatccttttcatttataatttaaactgGCTTATCTccctttttttaacatttctttaaaaaaaaattaaataattaaaattaatttcatgatAGTTATTCATTCCTCTGTGAaacgatataaaattatttaaatttatgatttttttttttttgttaatattgtaaaatattctcattaaatttttaagtacgtaaaaaattattaaggtactttaataaaatttgttaatttgagattttattattatttatattttgtgatgGTTAATTATAAGATTTTGACAAGATGCTTCCTAATGTGAATGTTCAAAAATACGCAAAAAGAAAAGTTTgtgttaattcaaaaaaaaaaaatcaaatctggTGTGAGATCTTCACGACTTccgtatacaaaaaataaaaatatattagcaTAGAcgtaaagaaattgaaaatgaaacattaaaaatttaaaaatccatttGAAAACATGGATACGACAGCTTATGttcgcaataaaaaaattactcgaTTGAAGATAACTCGTTTACTTGGCTTTTTATAACAaggaaatatttcttgaattaaCGATCTTaaaacttaattcaagaaaataagtatatatagtCTAGTGcaaagcaagtaaatattttcttgaactaAGAAACTGTGTACTGGCTACCAGATTTTCTTGGAACTTCGACTGTTTTATaccttttatatatgaaatatatttcaaggtGTACTGATTTTAGTTGTACTCAAGgtgtactcaaaaatgaaaagaaatatcgagttgaaatttgtaaaccgtaaaagatataacaatagtttaaatgtagaaaaacttaaaataaacaacttttgttggaaacattttcttttttgtcaAAACTATGGAGCCCATTTTCTccactataaaagataggaagttgaaaatttgtaggagGCTTCAACAAGcaagttttgtaaaatattttgggaaaaaacatcttttatatttcgataaattttagaaaagtatTACAAATGGCGGCTAAAAGTACTGAAAAAGATGCTAATGAAAActgtctatacagagtatttcaacagttaattcaattaattgttcattttcactttttttttaatgtatttttgatGACTAAGTCTACGTAAGTTTTTAAAAGACATATCCCAAAAACTCTACATCCAAGCGACAGAGACGAGGACATTCGGTGTAGATTTATCTTTATAGCTTCTACATAGACGTAAgatatttatgaaaagaaaactttttatattaataataatatataaaataaaaaaaataattcatattgtgTAGAAGTGTAATCCACTTAACCATACAACGcaacatataatatatagaatttatattgtaatttaaatatggctttctagaattaaaaaaaaaaaagaaaagcttATCCATGATAGGCATACATAAGGTATGGTAAGGTTGTTTTGTATACTTATACTTTCTAATACGTACACGTAACATATTATtcctttttcaatatatatattgtaaaaaactttgttaattaattttgttctcTGAATTCCATACACAGAGAtacagtaattaaaatattaaataaaagatgaagaaaaaaaattattctgaaatAATGTGACATAatataatggaaaataaaaattgtttcttataaagagaaataaaaaGTTGGGACTTAATGGAAAAAAAAGTAGAAGACTACTAAGTAGAGCCagtgtacatttttttattaatcatttacaagtgaaatttacaaaatttaaaaacccgacgacaaatgcgatttattttttgtaaaccgatttttggaaactttgatataaaatgttctcaatcaagttggttcgaccgtttaagggctacgatgtcactgagaaacactcGGGCGCagagataaacactttaaacttatagcaCTCCTTCTtcaattaatatcaaagtgatggtccaGGTCTctaggacatcagatgagatgaaaagaatacttagagagctatcattttttgggacaaacttttggaaatattttaattgaaattaaaatatttgagttgattttattcttttgaattattgttttgaattgccTAATTATATTATCACTTTTctaaatgaattgagccatgtttatttgactattcatatccatagtaattatttatatgttaaaattatgtcatgccttttccaaactgaatcgattttgaagatcatcaccaattcttaatttcttaatatcttaaaaaattggttgacaaatttaaatattctaagtTTCTACCcaatttgattcaaaaaagtaaaacaataacGAGTTTTCAGTAGATTAGAGAAATTCCAAAATCAAGGCTCTGCGATAACCACAAAAATACATGTTTGAGccgattttaaacatttaaaatgatatgatAAGGAATTCTTGTAAACAAGTCTTGTCacaggaaaataattttagcaaaatagtgtaataatctaaacaaaaaattttttaaagaggcTTAAGGTAAAATTATGTTgttattatagttatataatGACCCAAAAACTAAACAATACTACTAATGTGGTGGAATTTGGTTATGgaatttaaagttaattttttgtttttgctttttttttacatactataatttttaataatttaattctattgTTGTAATAAGTAAGGACAATAAATAGCAAGCGAGTAGTTGAACGACAAAGACGAATGTAAAATAtagtaaagttttaaaaacaggTGTGTGTTTAAACAACTCTCTAATATAACATAAActatatttagtattatttatagaataaagTAAGTGTGCttagaatataaaaacaagGATGGATGAATCATGTGTGTTCTGTTTGGAAAAGTGTGCTTAGAATACATGTAAAAAGAGATAGATATATCATGTGTGTTGTGTTTATAAATGTAGGGGAAATACACAATAGAATGCATTAACTTAAAGCAACTTATGTTTGTTCACAGAGTCATGGTAACGAGGCGCATCATATTAACTGCAGTCTGCTGAGGCAATTCCCCTACTATCTAAGGAGGACCTCTTTCAAGTTGAGAACGGGGGCACATAGCAGCAAACCCAGGGTGGGGGTCTGGAGCCCTCAGCCAACCACGTTGTACCAAACCTATGATGTCATCAGAGGAGGAGACTGGTGATTGTTTCGGCCTGTATGGTGATAAACTACTAAGCAAGAAAGCAAAACGTACCAGACAACGCGTGGACGCCGGTGAACCACGTAACAGTTATAGTTCGATACCAAATTTCAGTTCGCGTCCGTCATTCTTATCGGGAGGTTTATACGGTGCAATTTTTTCATCAACACAACAACAGCATTTCGGTTTATTCGCGCCGGGTTTTGCACCGGCTAAAATGCTCAACGAGCTATTAGGCCGACAAGTGAAGCAAGCTACTGATGCAAATAATTGTAGTCCGGACAATATGATGACAATGGACCAAGCCTCGGCCGATGTGCCGATTAAATTTGAGTGTAATACACCAGTGATACGACGTGGTTTAGATGATAGTGCACCAGATAGTACGGAATTAGCTGCTCATCATATGTTACGTGATATTTTACAAGGACGAAAACATGAGTTGATGGCACTCGAACACGAATTacgtaataataatagtactgaaaataataatacattaccaaataataataataataataatacaaataacaataacaataataacaataataataataataataacaataataataataacaataataacaacgAGATAATAAAAAGTGAAGAAGCTGAAGCAGCGGTAGCAATGCAAGAGTGTTTAGCTGAAGCGGGTGTTGGTAGTCAACAACAAGCGGAACTAATGGAAGAAGCGTTAACAGGTATGGAAAGTAAATCATTGCCATCACCTAAGACAGATCAAGAACCAGCATCACCAGCACGACCTGAAGATGCAAAACGTGCGCGTGTAGAAAATATTGTATCAGGAATGCGTGCATCACCCGTACCCCAGCAAATAACACACACACCTGTAGTGAATggttgtaaaaaaagaaaattatatcaacCCCAACAGCATGATGCTGGTTTAGGAATTTCATCATTATCAATCATTGACGATGATGATGACGACGAACCAGAACCATTAAGACAGAAACGTGTTGAAAAAGATGCATTGAAATCACAATTACGAACAATGCAAGAACAATTAGCTGAAATGCAACAAAAATATGTGCAATTGTGTACTAGAATGGAACAAGAAAGTGAAAGTCAAGAAGTGGAAGAAGTGACTAGTGATATTGAACAGGATGTGGCCGATCAAAAACCATTTAGAAGTCCGACAGTATCACCACAGCCGCCTACGATAGTACGTGAACAACAACCGTGTAATGTTGTTGTGACACCTACGGGACCACCTCCAACGGGTCCACCACAAATGTTATCTCAAGTTAGTAAAATGATGCAATCAGCAGTGAAAATGCATCCAAGTGTTGTAGGACCACCACCACAACATATGATGCATGCTGCGGGACCATTTAATGGAATATCCAGTTTGATGCATAGTGAAAATGGGCCAGGTCCACATCCTGGTTTAAGTAATGCTGCTGCAATGTATTTAGGTGtaagtcataaattttttcttgaacaaGAAGCGAGGCTAGCTAAAGAAGCAGCCGAACGACAACATcatatacaacaacaacaagaacaGCAAGCACAGCAAGCGCAACAGGCACAACAACAAGCTGTTGCGGCAGCGGCTGCAGCTGCAGCAGCCGCAGCGGTTGCAGCACAACAATCGCAAACACCTCAATTACCTACACAATCACAAACAAGCCAAATTAATCAACAACAGCAACagcaacaacagcaacaacaacagcaacaacaacagcagCAAACACAGCAACAAACGACACCTACTCATCAATCGCAGCCACTGCAACAACCATCGACACcgcaacaacaacagcaacaatcACTACCGCAACAGCAACCAAAAGAATTATCCGAACGATTACAAATGTTACGACAACCAACGATTACGGGATCTGAATTGGAAGGTTTAGCGGATGTATTAAAAACAGAAATCACAGCatcattaacaaatttaattgataCAATAGTGAGTAGGTTTGTGCATCAACGACGTTTTCTTGGAAACAAACTAAATGAAGCAGCAGCTGCAGAACAATTAAATAAGGATTTATTGTTGGCGTCTCAATTACTGGATAGAAAATCACCACGTATAAAGGTATCGTCTTCATCAAATCCAATACAATCTTCATCACAACCTCCACCCCAACCGCCATCACAAGGTCCTTCATCATCACAACCGAGTCCTCAGGGTTTACCACCAATGAGTATATCAAGTCCTATGCCCCCACGAATGAATGGTGCTTCATTTCCTCAACAAATGTCTTCAATGAAATTACAGCATATGGCAGCACAAGTTTCGGGAAACGCGGGAAATGGGCCAATGTCCGAGCATGTCCGATTTCAAGCGCCAAAACCACCACCAGGAATGAATTCAGTGGCAGCAGCAGCACTGTATGGATTGGGTCCCCAACACAATCCATTTTGCATGCCGCCAGATGGAAGAGAAAATCCTGAACAAAATGAGGCGCTCAGTTTAGTCGTTGCACCAAAGAAGAAGAGACATAAAGTTACAGATACAAGAATAACACCCAGAACAGTTAGTAGGATATTGGCCCAGGATGGTTTAGGTTTAGGATCACCATCAGGTGTATCAGTAGAAGGTTCAAGGGGACCCAATGAATGTTCATCACCACGACCATATCACCCACCGCCACCAATGTTGCCAGTTTCACTGCCAACATCAGTAGCGATACCAAATCCAGGTTTACATGAATCACAAGTATTTTCACCGTACAGTCCTTTTTTCACGGGACCTGGGGGGCACCACCATGGGCACCATCACATCGTGCCCGGACCAGCAGGATCATCACCACCACGGCTGGGCAAACTCGAGAGGGACTCCCCACCATTACCACATCCACCAACGCTTCTACATCCAGCACTTTTGGCTGCGGCACAACACGGAGCTTCACCTGATTATAGTGGCCACATGAGGTCTTCGTCAGGCGGTCTAAATATGACAGATTCAGTAGATCCAAATAGTGATTGTAATTCAGCGGACATCAGCTACGATGGAATTCAGCCTACAATATCCTTTTCAAtgcaatataaaaacaaattacatgaTTACAGTGACTAcaaaacaagatattttttgtGCGATGATTCTTCTATAATATCCTTTACAATACTTTATTACACATGAaaacaatcatatttttatttaaataaacatacatacccAGCTAATCTTTCATTTACCTGATAGCTGAAGTTCAATTCAATTTGAaatcaatacaattttattacaataataataataaaaaaaagcagttCTTAGTCACTGTAAGGTTTCTATTTCTTTTACTTTTGATACTATATTTAATCTCTGAGGTTAAATAGTATTCTTAATCTAACACCAGCATTTATAGAGGCcgtacaaatattttgatatcagATTAGAAACAATATAGttcgtattttttaattttaataataagatcaaattatttttattacagaatGTTACAAAATTGTGGTTCAAAACTTGACGAAGCtgatcaaattttatcaaaaagagaaactaaagtttatatgaacattgaaatgaaaagttttatcttttaaatatacaaCTCGTGatcaaaaatgcattttatgtttttttctcaaaaaatagaAAGTAATGCAAATTTGTTCAATAGATACTTATTTCTCGataaaatttctcaatatatttcatttaaacatttatttctcatttgataatttttttcagtttctaaagcttgaaacattatttggtaatattttgattagaaaatctctttttgaagcaattttttttcaagtatgtacgaaatgtttatataacttcgagatttcataattatttaacgctatcatgacaaatttttttggaaatttatccTTAACTACAGTGTAATCGTCAACTCTAACTCCAATGCACCTTCGAAAAGCCAAATTGATGTTCTTCTGGGTGCGATATCCAAGTTCAGCAGTACTCAAGATGTATTTTCCAGATATCAAATTCAACAAGAATAATACAGCCCAACTAGTCAAGTGGTTCTCAAACTTTCGgtaagtgatttttaaaaattatttttctttttctttttcggtgaacaaatatattttttttcacggTATCTAATGGGTAGAGAACATTTCACTTAGtctaaattaaatttgcaaaaaatttctagatcaaATACAACcagaattaattataatttgaaacatttttaatttaaaacttggttcatttcgaaaaaagattttgtgatattttgtgaaaatatatacacttacttgcgctcccaccatataaCCAAATAATCGAAAAGTAATTCCTAATTTGTTGAACTGTCTTTTATTTAGATTCGGTCAAGCTTTTTAGGTAACTAcaagacatttaaaaattttaatgtggtTTTATTagagaaataatgaaaattcaacgGGGTTTTGAtggcaaaataataaaatcttaagCTAGAATCATGAGTTTGCTCTATTattcataaatcaatatttttatcagaaaatgatGGATaccattgatttttaaacagatTTTCATCTCGTTTCCTcatataacaatattatttcaccTACATTATGTGTCACAACTgtgataaactttattttaaaaaaaatttcaaaaatttaatttgcaatgtttttttctgttctGTTATTTTTGtctacaatatataatattatttgctgttatgctttgtttttttctaaagtcaattagggtatttttttttttcatgatgaCAGGGTTAACTTTTAACCAACTTTTATGTAACAATATAACAACAAGTTAGCATCCATAGCTTCGGGTAACATTGCTTATTGTGTATAGTTAGTTTTTTGTCTTTAGCTATgctacaaatatacatacacagGATAGGCTACCTATATGCATATTATGATGCAACCATGTACAAACGTTGTACTTTTTAAGGGCAAGTTTTGttcaaacaaaatacaaaaaaaaatatataaataaacaaacgcaaaattagtaaataaaaaatgtaaaatttttttgtttgagtgCATAAAATACGCACTGACAAAAGTTTcgttccattttttttttcgaataataagGAAGTTGGggaaataaattgtattcattTCGTAAGATCCTGGTCGGtatgtacataaatttttgagatatcttatatattatttctttatcaaaaccCATGGTTCACCcgtcattttaaagcttatcgtgccTACTAATGacgaaaaaataatagtttaaaaaaatttaaatatgcctacttttgaagtcatttatttatttaaataatcgggcaacccttaattttttagtattgatttagacttaatccaacttcatatttaaaaaaaatcgagctttttctccaaaattgccctggcgttcgtacatccttaaagatATATCGAAATATGTAATGAGCATTAACTTGTTTAATGAAAAGTAAcctgaaattgaaaattctaaGTCAATAATTAAGAAtctacgttaaaaaaaaaaaaagattttccccTAAAACATCTTAACAAAGAGCATGCATGTAATGAAACAAAAcagagatacaaaaaaaaaagttgattctaATGCCATCTTTCTCCAGTACATAATTCTAAcaagtaataattttgcatgaaCAAAAAAACGACTAAATAAAATCCTATTGAAATAATCTTAAACATATCCGACGAAtgggaaatataaaaaagtgtaGAGACAAAGCTAATGAAAAACAAAGTGAAATATATATGGCAAGTGTATACTTTTGTAAGAGAcaataaataacttaataatgataaaaatggcAAAGCCTTTCACTAATTAGAGTCAAGACcataattaagttatttttaattaagtgacGCGCAATAATTCAGCACtgagtaatatatttattaaataataaatattatatatacgttttttaaaagtatttatatatgtagGTATTTTTTCTCATTCATCTTATTCGCATTTAATACAAGCGTCGCTCAATAGTACagttatattaataattctagGGTATTTAAAACATAGGAGGAACAATCAATTAGGGTCCGTAGTACTTTATTGtagaattttaaactatttatcgCCTTTTTTATTAGCGAGAACCTTCATAAAAGATGACAAAGAATGGAATCTTTTCGTAAATATATGTTCGATTGCATCAATGTGTATTGGTTCAAAATATCATTGGCCACATTAAATTAGATAGTGATCATGATattcaaaaaccaaaacaaaaacatcgatagaaaacaaaactaaaaaatctaTTTCGACAATTTCttagtaaaatgttttaaacctGGATTATTTTAAGAAGACTCAAGAAGTTTTTGAAACAATCCTCCTTCTTAAAAGCCAAAGAAAGTGTAATTAGTAATGTTGGTCTTAACCATCTGTCACAGACTCttgatataaaatgtaatatataaaaacccTAAAATAAGAACTTCGAATCACATACAGCTTAGTTGAAAAGTTAGTAGAGatatattactaaaaatattgcATTTCTTAAAATGATTCCTTGACAATTATTACAATCAATAatcatgttttaatttaaaatcggGATATGTTTAAATATCCTGATAAAATAAGTGATTGCAGAGTATTTATgtcaagaaataaaatattaacaaaaatcaaCAAAGTCAGGAAAAGGAGGTGTGTTGTATATGCATGATCTCGCCACGACGGCGCTGCATGACGTTGTAGGAAGCCGGTCAGTTAATGCTCATTTCCGGTCAGACTGATAGTTATTTCACCTGATGTTGATGACGACCTCCAGACCTCTCCCCTGTATTTAACATTACCCATTTACATATACAAAACATACATAgcatatatgtttatatacttttcaattcccttttaataaacatatatcGTTTTATGATGTATCTAAACCTGTACAGGATGTTTCAGTAGTgtatgttaatatttaaaaagatgataggctatataaagaattttcaaattttttttggtataaatgcTATTCTTTAAAGATCCTTGATTTCAAGATAcagttcttttaaattttgttaatttctgatttaaattttttcaattggcATATTTGAACTTTGAATACTTCTTCTTCCCAGAATTGgaacattatatattttcatactatcattttcttaaatattattaaccgTCTATCCTGAAACACGTTACACATCGTTTTATCTacctatattttctattttaaatggttatccttttcatcaaattcatcaatgaatgtttgtaTGTGAATTCATCTTTTATTCATGctaataacttgaaaaataaaaaaatatatttaaaaaaaaaaaaaaaaaaaaacattatctaTTTGAAATGGCATGggccattttataatattactttaCCATTCATCAGAgaactttttatttatcatatgaAGGAATTGAACGCTTGAACCTATGTGCAGTGTGATTACTCCAGAATGTATGTTTTTCAATTAGAAATGATTAAGTTTATTAGGTTTGCAAGACTTATCTTACACGAATCGAATACGTTTCGCAAAGATTGATATTTCCTGAAATTAAATAGAGATTAAAGATTCAAAgcctataaaaatcattattttatacttccaaaaaattcatatcgattctctgtacagtttatgagaaattaactatcaaagtcagtgtttttacccaaaaaaagtttttcaattctttatgcacaattcttaattttggtgttaaaattgattaaattttttttaaatgattttaataattaaattatctcaaACCATatagagaatcgacttgaattTTATACAGAAGGCACTCATTAATTAACAtacaaaaattccaatttttgcTTTGGTTTCGATACGCCTTAACGCCTTTTggttatgatttttttgaaccCTATCCAACAAAGTTTCCAGAgcttaaagtattttattaatcgTCAATGCCGTTTTCATTCACGGCTTAAAGAATAATTCCgaagattttattacattttctgcCCGATATCAAGATGTTATTGCACATTTttacgtaataaaaatataaaatgtttataatagtttaaatatgaagATAGTTTATGCATTTTATGGTTGCATACACGTATATATATGGTGTACACCTTTACCTATAGATATAATCAATTAGTTATTGACAATAATTAATGAAGGAGGCGATGACTAGGTAATTACTCGCtgttaattaattactaatccAATTAACGTAAAGGGCAacactatatgtatatatgtaggGTATATGTAAACCTCTACGAGTAGGTCTACCTAATAATATGACCAGTTTCTCTATATATGTTTATGTATTAGAGATAGTCTATGTCTATGAGGTAGATGTAGGTATAAGGTTTGACCAACAAATATATAGATAATGCACCTCAACTATCTAAGCCTCTAAATAGATATCATAGTTagcatgtatattatataatgtaagtAATTTCATgtctatgtttatttatatattattcaacCACTGAATTTCAATATATGTGGTTACCTTCCAATCTGTGATTTAT from Chrysoperla carnea chromosome 2, inChrCarn1.1, whole genome shotgun sequence includes these protein-coding regions:
- the LOC123292425 gene encoding homeobox protein prospero-like isoform X2, whose amino-acid sequence is MMSSEEETGDCFGLYGDKLLSKKAKRTRQRVDAGEPRNSYSSIPNFSSRPSFLSGGLYGAIFSSTQQQHFGLFAPGFAPAKMLNELLGRQVKQATDANNCSPDNMMTMDQASADVPIKFECNTPVIRRGLDDSAPDSTELAAHHMLRDILQGRKHELMALEHELRNNNSTENNNTLPNNNNNNNTNNNNNNNNNNNNNNNNNNNNNNNEIIKSEEAEAAVAMQECLAEAGVGSQQQAELMEEALTGMESKSLPSPKTDQEPASPARPEDAKRARVENIVSGMRASPVPQQITHTPVVNGCKKRKLYQPQQHDAGLGISSLSIIDDDDDDEPEPLRQKRVEKDALKSQLRTMQEQLAEMQQKYVQLCTRMEQESESQEVEEVTSDIEQDVADQKPFRSPTVSPQPPTIVREQQPCNVVVTPTGPPPTGPPQMLSQVSKMMQSAVKMHPSVVGPPPQHMMHAAGPFNGISSLMHSENGPGPHPGLSNAAAMYLGVSHKFFLEQEARLAKEAAERQHHIQQQQEQQAQQAQQAQQQAVAAAAAAAAAAAVAAQQSQTPQLPTQSQTSQINQQQQQQQQQQQQQQQQQQTQQQTTPTHQSQPLQQPSTPQQQQQQSLPQQQPKELSERLQMLRQPTITGSELEGLADVLKTEITASLTNLIDTIVSRFVHQRRFLGNKLNEAAAAEQLNKDLLLASQLLDRKSPRIKVSSSSNPIQSSSQPPPQPPSQGPSSSQPSPQGLPPMSISSPMPPRMNGASFPQQMSSMKLQHMAAQVSGNAGNGPMSEHVRFQAPKPPPGMNSVAAAALYGLGPQHNPFCMPPDGRENPEQNEALSLVVAPKKKRHKVTDTRITPRTVSRILAQDGLGLGSPSGVSVEGSRGPNECSSPRPYHPPPPMLPVSLPTSVAIPNPGLHESQVFSPYSPFFTGPGGHHHGHHHIVPGPAGSSPPRLGKLERDSPPLPHPPTLLHPALLAAAQHGASPDYSGHMRSSSGGLNMTDSVDPNSDCNSADISYDGIQPTISFSMQYKNKLHDYSDYKTRYFLCDDSSISSTLTPMHLRKAKLMFFWVRYPSSAVLKMYFPDIKFNKNNTAQLVKWFSNFREFYYIQMEKYARQAVSEGVKNAEDLHVGADSEIYRVLNLHYNRNNHIEVPSNFRFVVEQTLREFFKAIQGGKDSEQSWKKSIYKIISRLDDPVPEYFKSPNFLEQLE
- the LOC123292425 gene encoding homeobox protein prospero-like isoform X1 yields the protein MMSSEEETGDCFGLYGDKLLSKKAKRTRQRVDAGEPRNSYSSIPNFSSRPSFLSGGLYGAIFSSTQQQHFGLFAPGFAPAKMLNELLGRQVKQATDANNCSPDNMMTMDQASADVPIKFECNTPVIRRGLDDSAPDSTELAAHHMLRDILQGRKHELMALEHELRNNNSTENNNTLPNNNNNNNTNNNNNNNNNNNNNNNNNNNNNNNEIIKSEEAEAAVAMQECLAEAGVGSQQQAELMEEALTGMESKSLPSPKTDQEPASPARPEDAKRARVENIVSGMRASPVPQQITHTPVVNGCKKRKLYQPQQHDAGLGISSLSIIDDDDDDEPEPLRQKRVEKDALKSQLRTMQEQLAEMQQKYVQLCTRMEQESESQEVEEVTSDIEQDVADQKPFRSPTVSPQPPTIVREQQPCNVVVTPTGPPPTGPPQMLSQVSKMMQSAVKMHPSVVGPPPQHMMHAAGPFNGISSLMHSENGPGPHPGLSNAAAMYLGVSHKFFLEQEARLAKEAAERQHHIQQQQEQQAQQAQQAQQQAVAAAAAAAAAAAVAAQQSQTPQLPTQSQTSQINQQQQQQQQQQQQQQQQQQTQQQTTPTHQSQPLQQPSTPQQQQQQSLPQQQPKELSERLQMLRQPTITGSELEGLADVLKTEITASLTNLIDTIVSRFVHQRRFLGNKLNEAAAAEQLNKDLLLASQLLDRKSPRIKVSSSSNPIQSSSQPPPQPPSQGPSSSQPSPQGLPPMSISSPMPPRMNGASFPQQMSSMKLQHMAAQVSGNAGNGPMSEHVRFQAPKPPPGMNSVAAAALYGLGPQHNPFCMPPDGRENPEQNEALSLVVAPKKKRHKVTDTRITPRTVSRILAQDGLGLGSPSGVSVEGSRGPNECSSPRPYHPPPPMLPVSLPTSVAIPNPGLHESQVFSPYSPFFTGPGGHHHGHHHIVPGPAGSSPPRLGKLERDSPPLPHPPTLLHPALLAAAQHGASPDYSGHMRSSSGGLNMTDSVDPNSDCNSADISYDGIQPTISFSMQYKNKLHDYSDYKTRYFLCDDSSISSTLTPMHLRKAKLMFFWVRYPSSAVLKMYFPDIKFNKNNTAQLVKWFSNFREFYYIQMEKYARQAVSEGVKNAEDLHVGADSEIYRVLNLHYNRNNHIEVWGPQVPSNFRFVVEQTLREFFKAIQGGKDSEQSWKKSIYKIISRLDDPVPEYFKSPNFLEQLE
- the LOC123292425 gene encoding homeobox protein prospero-like isoform X3 is translated as MMSSEEETGDCFGLYGDKLLSKKAKRTRQRVDAGEPRNSYSSIPNFSSRPSFLSGGLYGAIFSSTQQQHFGLFAPGFAPAKMLNELLGRQVKQATDANNCSPDNMMTMDQASADVPIKFECNTPVIRRGLDDSAPDSTELAAHHMLRDILQGRKHELMALEHELRNNNSTENNNTLPNNNNNNNTNNNNNNNNNNNNNNNNNNNNNNNEIIKSEEAEAAVAMQECLAEAGVGSQQQAELMEEALTGMESKSLPSPKTDQEPASPARPEDAKRARVENIVSGMRASPVPQQITHTPVVNGCKKRKLYQPQQHDAGLGISSLSIIDDDDDDEPEPLRQKRVEKDALKSQLRTMQEQLAEMQQKYVQLCTRMEQESESQEVEEVTSDIEQDVADQKPFRSPTVSPQPPTIVREQQPCNVVVTPTGPPPTGPPQMLSQVSKMMQSAVKMHPSVVGPPPQHMMHAAGPFNGISSLMHSENGPGPHPGLSNAAAMYLGVSHKFFLEQEARLAKEAAERQHHIQQQQEQQAQQAQQAQQQAVAAAAAAAAAAAVAAQQSQTPQLPTQSQTSQINQQQQQQQQQQQQQQQQQQTQQQTTPTHQSQPLQQPSTPQQQQQQSLPQQQPKELSERLQMLRQPTITGSELEGLADVLKTEITASLTNLIDTIVSRFVHQRRFLGNKLNEAAAAEQLNKDLLLASQLLDRKSPRIKVSSSSNPIQSSSQPPPQPPSQGPSSSQPSPQGLPPMSISSPMPPRMNGASFPQQMSSMKLQHMAAQVSGNAGNGPMSEHVRFQAPKPPPGMNSVAAAALYGLGPQHNPFCMPPDGRENPEQNEALSLVVAPKKKRHKVTDTRITPRTVSRILAQDGLGLGSPSGVSVEGSRGPNECSSPRPYHPPPPMLPVSLPTSVAIPNPGLHESQVFSPYSPFFTGPGGHHHGHHHIVPGPAGSSPPRLGKLERDSPPLPHPPTLLHPALLAAAQHGASPDYSGHMRSSSGGLNMTDSVDPNSDCNSADISYDGIQPTSSTLTPMHLRKAKLMFFWVRYPSSAVLKMYFPDIKFNKNNTAQLVKWFSNFREFYYIQMEKYARQAVSEGVKNAEDLHVGADSEIYRVLNLHYNRNNHIEVWGPQVPSNFRFVVEQTLREFFKAIQGGKDSEQSWKKSIYKIISRLDDPVPEYFKSPNFLEQLE